The following proteins are encoded in a genomic region of Amycolatopsis sulphurea:
- the rffC gene encoding dTDP-4-amino-4,6-dideoxy-D-galactose acyltransferase, with protein MGVHAEVVRLDWASEFFAMRCARLVFSVGAGPLALPAVRRFDVVEAKIGADRPGTAAALKALGFRDVEGAVDFVLPVPGKTGSAHVPAGEADIPRLREIVPGVFRTSRFRPPWYTEAQRDDFYRQWLENAVHGSYDDECLLVREGGDIAGYVTVRRTGEDSARVGLLAAAPGWTGRGIGGRLVAAAQHWCAARGVRRLTIVTQPGNLAAIRSYQAHGGVVSAKARWMYR; from the coding sequence ATGGGGGTGCACGCCGAGGTGGTCCGGCTGGACTGGGCGAGCGAGTTCTTCGCCATGCGTTGTGCCCGCCTGGTCTTTTCCGTGGGGGCCGGTCCGCTGGCGCTGCCCGCGGTGCGGCGGTTCGACGTCGTGGAGGCGAAGATCGGCGCCGATCGGCCGGGGACCGCCGCCGCGCTGAAAGCGCTGGGTTTCCGGGACGTCGAGGGCGCGGTGGATTTCGTGCTGCCGGTTCCGGGGAAAACCGGCAGCGCCCACGTGCCCGCCGGGGAGGCCGACATTCCCCGGCTGCGGGAGATCGTCCCCGGAGTGTTCCGGACCAGTCGCTTCCGCCCGCCCTGGTACACCGAGGCGCAGCGGGACGATTTCTACCGGCAATGGCTGGAAAACGCCGTGCACGGCAGCTACGACGACGAATGCCTGCTGGTGCGCGAGGGCGGGGACATCGCGGGGTACGTGACGGTACGCCGAACTGGCGAGGATTCGGCGCGGGTGGGCCTGCTGGCAGCGGCGCCGGGGTGGACCGGGCGCGGTATCGGCGGGCGCCTGGTGGCCGCTGCCCAGCACTGGTGTGCGGCGCGTGGCGTGCGCAGGCTCACCATCGTCACCCAGCCGGGCAACCTGGCCGCAATCCGTTCCTACCAGGCACACGGCGGTGTCGTGTCCGCGAAGGCCCGCTGGATGTATCGATGA